The following proteins come from a genomic window of Sphaerisporangium rubeum:
- the groES gene encoding co-chaperone GroES — protein sequence MTTATKVPVKPLGDRIVVQPLEAEQTTASGLVIPDTAKEKPQEGRVLAVGPGNWDEDGDKRIPLDVKEGDVVLYSKYGGTEVKYGGEEYLVLSARDVLAIIEK from the coding sequence GTGACGACCGCCACCAAGGTTCCCGTTAAGCCGCTCGGCGACCGCATCGTGGTCCAGCCGCTTGAGGCAGAGCAGACGACCGCTTCCGGTCTGGTGATCCCGGACACCGCCAAGGAGAAGCCCCAGGAGGGGCGCGTCCTCGCGGTGGGCCCGGGTAACTGGGACGAGGACGGCGACAAGCGCATCCCGCTCGACGTCAAGGAGGGCGACGTCGTCCTCTACAGCAAGTACGGCGGCACCGAGGTCAAGTACGGCGGCGAGGAGTACCTGGTGCTCTCCGCCCGCGACGTTCTCGCGATCATCGAGAAGTAA
- the groL gene encoding chaperonin GroEL (60 kDa chaperone family; promotes refolding of misfolded polypeptides especially under stressful conditions; forms two stacked rings of heptamers to form a barrel-shaped 14mer; ends can be capped by GroES; misfolded proteins enter the barrel where they are refolded when GroES binds) codes for MPKILEFDEDARRALERGVNALADAVKVTLGPRGRNVVIDKKFGAPTITNDGVTIAREVELEKPYENLGAQLAKEVATKTNDIAGDGTTTATVLAQAMVREGLRNVAAGASPLSLKRGIDVAARAVSDRLLERARTVEDKKEIANVATISAQDAKIGELIAEAFDKVGKDGVITVEESNTMGLELEFTEGLQFDKGYLSPYMVTDPERMEAVLEDAYVLLHLGKISSIAGFLPLLEKVAQTKKPLFVVAEDIEGEALAVLVTNKIRGTFTSVAVKAPGFGDRRKAMLQDMAILTGGQVVSEELGLKLENVGLEVLGTARRIVVDKDNTTVVDGAGDPQAISDRVREIQYAIEHTDSDWDREKLQERLAKLSGGVCILRVGAATEVELKEKKHRLEDAISATRAAIEEGIVSGGGSALVHLSKELDDLGLSGDEATGVSIVRRALVEPARWIAENAGLEGYVITSKISDLPAGHGLNAATGQYGDLVAEGVIDPVKVTRSAVQNAASIAGMLLTTEALVVDKPEEEAPAAAGQGHGHGHGH; via the coding sequence ATGCCGAAGATCCTGGAGTTCGACGAGGACGCACGCCGCGCGCTCGAGCGCGGCGTCAACGCCCTCGCGGACGCCGTCAAGGTGACCCTCGGGCCGCGCGGGCGGAATGTCGTCATCGACAAGAAGTTCGGTGCCCCCACCATCACCAACGACGGTGTCACCATCGCCCGTGAGGTCGAGCTCGAGAAGCCGTACGAGAACCTCGGCGCTCAGCTCGCCAAGGAAGTGGCGACGAAGACCAACGACATCGCGGGTGACGGCACCACCACCGCCACCGTGCTGGCCCAGGCCATGGTGCGCGAGGGTCTGCGCAACGTCGCCGCCGGCGCCTCGCCGCTGAGCCTCAAGCGCGGCATCGACGTCGCCGCGCGCGCGGTGAGCGACCGCCTGCTTGAGCGTGCGCGCACCGTCGAGGACAAGAAGGAGATCGCGAACGTCGCGACCATCTCCGCGCAGGACGCCAAGATCGGCGAGCTGATCGCCGAGGCGTTCGACAAGGTGGGCAAGGACGGTGTCATCACCGTCGAAGAGTCCAACACCATGGGCCTGGAGCTGGAGTTCACCGAGGGACTCCAGTTCGACAAGGGGTACCTGTCGCCGTACATGGTGACCGACCCCGAGCGCATGGAGGCCGTGCTGGAGGACGCCTACGTCCTGCTGCACCTCGGCAAGATCTCCTCCATCGCCGGGTTCCTCCCGCTGCTGGAGAAGGTCGCGCAGACCAAGAAGCCGCTGTTCGTGGTCGCCGAGGACATCGAGGGCGAGGCCCTGGCCGTCCTGGTCACCAACAAGATCCGCGGCACGTTCACCTCGGTGGCCGTCAAGGCCCCCGGCTTCGGTGACCGCCGCAAGGCGATGCTGCAGGACATGGCCATCCTCACCGGCGGCCAGGTCGTCTCCGAGGAACTCGGCCTCAAGCTGGAGAACGTCGGCCTGGAGGTGCTCGGCACCGCGCGCCGCATCGTGGTGGACAAGGACAACACCACCGTCGTGGACGGCGCGGGTGACCCGCAGGCCATCTCCGACCGCGTGCGTGAGATCCAGTACGCCATCGAGCACACCGACTCGGACTGGGACCGCGAGAAGCTCCAGGAGCGCCTCGCCAAGCTGTCCGGCGGCGTGTGCATCCTGCGCGTCGGCGCGGCCACCGAGGTGGAGCTGAAGGAGAAGAAGCACCGCCTTGAGGACGCGATCTCGGCCACCCGCGCCGCGATCGAGGAGGGCATCGTCTCCGGCGGCGGCTCGGCGCTGGTGCACCTGTCCAAGGAGCTGGACGACCTCGGTCTGTCCGGCGACGAGGCCACCGGTGTCTCCATCGTCCGTCGTGCGCTGGTGGAGCCGGCCCGCTGGATCGCCGAGAACGCCGGTCTGGAGGGCTACGTCATCACCTCCAAGATCAGCGACCTGCCGGCCGGTCACGGCCTCAACGCCGCCACCGGCCAGTACGGCGACCTGGTCGCCGAGGGTGTCATCGACCCGGTGAAGGTCACCCGCTCGGCGGTGCAGAACGCCGCCTCCATCGCGGGGATGCTGCTCACCACCGAGGCGCTCGTCGTGGACAAGCCCGAGGAGGAGGCTCCGGCCGCCGCGGGCCAGGGCCACGGTCACGGTCACGGTCACTGA